A single region of the Chelmon rostratus isolate fCheRos1 chromosome 5, fCheRos1.pri, whole genome shotgun sequence genome encodes:
- the scarb2a gene encoding lysosome membrane protein 2a isoform X1, with product MTRRSCAIYATGIVCAHLLIVGIALVVAQVFQTMIHSRLKKEITLTEKSQVFESWKNPPPPVYMEYYFFNVTNPEVFLAGGKAAVKQIGPYTYREYRPRENVTFLENGTKIYALNPKTFVFVPEKSAGDPEVDIVRTVNIPFVAVMNEMNSYSFFLRTFVSMFINSLGVELFLTRTVHEVLWGFKDPLLSKIHNMKPEVDEYFGLMWKKNGTHEGEFVFHTGEENYLDYGKIDTWNGLRKMSWWSSNQSNMINGTDGAVFHPLINRNELLYIFAADLCRSIHLAYVEDVEVKGIQAYRFAPPSDVLMSPKDNPTNEGFCVPAGDCLGTGVLKVSVCREGAPIVVSFPHFYQADPMYINAVEGLNPNKEEHETYLDLQPTTGVPIRACKRAQLNVILKRVQGFPKTKFINETIFPIMFVNETATIDDDSASQMRTLLLIVTLVSNFPLLIVGMGIILLLVLVVLFCRNRQKKNEVKRIDFTEAFHSFTTVKDDTAYTQVSDKPDEPSETPANQPMRNGSYIAMSPVEAQKC from the exons GAAATTACTTTGACGGAGAAGAGCCAAGTGTTTGAGTCATGGAAGAATCCACCTCCACCTGTTTATATGGAGTATTACTTCTTCAATGTGACCAATCCGGAGGTGTTCTTGGCAGGCGGGAAGGCAGCTGTTAAACAGATCGGACCTTATACTTACAG GGAATACAGGCCGCGGGAAAATGTGACATTCCTGGAGAACGGCACCAAGATTTACGCCCTGAACCCCaaaacctttgtgtttgtgcctgagAAGTCAGCCGGTGACCCCGAGGTTGACATTGTCAGGACAGTCAACATCCCATTTGTG GCGGTGATGAACGAGATGAACTCCTACTCCTTTTTCCTGCGAACTTTTGTTTCTATGTTCATAAATAGTCTGGGTGTCGAGCTGTTCCTCACCCGCACCGTCCACGAGGTTCTGTGGGGCTTCAAAGACCCTCTCCTCTCAAAGATCCACAACATGAAGCCTGAGGTGGACGAGTATTTTGGGCTGATGTGGAAG AAAAATGGCACCCACGAAGGAGAGTTTGTGTTCCACACCGGCGAGGAGAACTACTTGGATTATGGCAAGATCGACACGTGGAACGGCCTGAG GAAGATGTCATGGTGGTCTTCCAATCAGAGCAACATGATCAACGGTACGGACGGCGCAGTCTTCCACCCCCTGATAAACAGGAACGAGTTGCTCTACATCTTTGCTGCTGATCTCTGCAG GTCTATCCATCTCGCCTATGTGGAAGATGTGGAGGTGAAAGGCATCCAGGCATACCGCTTCGCACCCCCCAGTGACGTCCTCATGAGCCCCAAAGACAACCCCACTAACGAGGGCTTCTGTGTGCCAGCTGGAGACTGTCTCGGCACCGGGGTGCTTAAAGTCAGCGTTTGTCGAGAAG GCGCTCCCATCGTGGTGTCTTTCCCCCACTTTTACCAAGCGGACCCGATGTACATCAACGCCGTTGAGGGACTCAACCCCAATAAGGAAGAGCACGAGACGTACCTGGACCTGCAACCA accacAGGTGTTCCCATTCGTGCCTGCAAGAGAGCTCAGCTTAATGTCATCCTGAAGAGAGTCCAAGGCTTCCC caaaACCAAGTTCATCAACGAGACCATTTTCCCCATCATGTTTGTCAACGAG ACGGCGACCATCGACGATGACTCAGCATCCCAGATGAGGACGCTGCTCCTTATCGTGACCCTTGTGTCCAACTTCCCCTTGCTCATCGTGGGCATGGGgatcatcctgctgctggtgctcGTCGTCTTGTTCTGCCGAAACCGCCAGAAGAAG AATGAAGTAAAACGTATTGATTTTACTGAAGCTTTTCATTCTTTTACT ACGGTGAAAGATGACACGGCCTACACTCAGGTCAGCGACAAACCCGACGAGCCGTCAGAAACGCCAGCCAACCAGCCAATGAGGAACGGCTCCTACATTGCCATGTCTCCAGTGGAGGCCCAGAAGTGTTGA
- the scarb2a gene encoding lysosome membrane protein 2a isoform X2 — protein MTRRSCAIYATGIVCAHLLIVGIALVVAQVFQTMIHSRLKKEITLTEKSQVFESWKNPPPPVYMEYYFFNVTNPEVFLAGGKAAVKQIGPYTYREYRPRENVTFLENGTKIYALNPKTFVFVPEKSAGDPEVDIVRTVNIPFVAVMNEMNSYSFFLRTFVSMFINSLGVELFLTRTVHEVLWGFKDPLLSKIHNMKPEVDEYFGLMWKKNGTHEGEFVFHTGEENYLDYGKIDTWNGLRKMSWWSSNQSNMINGTDGAVFHPLINRNELLYIFAADLCRSIHLAYVEDVEVKGIQAYRFAPPSDVLMSPKDNPTNEGFCVPAGDCLGTGVLKVSVCREGAPIVVSFPHFYQADPMYINAVEGLNPNKEEHETYLDLQPTTGVPIRACKRAQLNVILKRVQGFPKTKFINETIFPIMFVNETATIDDDSASQMRTLLLIVTLVSNFPLLIVGMGIILLLVLVVLFCRNRQKKTVKDDTAYTQVSDKPDEPSETPANQPMRNGSYIAMSPVEAQKC, from the exons GAAATTACTTTGACGGAGAAGAGCCAAGTGTTTGAGTCATGGAAGAATCCACCTCCACCTGTTTATATGGAGTATTACTTCTTCAATGTGACCAATCCGGAGGTGTTCTTGGCAGGCGGGAAGGCAGCTGTTAAACAGATCGGACCTTATACTTACAG GGAATACAGGCCGCGGGAAAATGTGACATTCCTGGAGAACGGCACCAAGATTTACGCCCTGAACCCCaaaacctttgtgtttgtgcctgagAAGTCAGCCGGTGACCCCGAGGTTGACATTGTCAGGACAGTCAACATCCCATTTGTG GCGGTGATGAACGAGATGAACTCCTACTCCTTTTTCCTGCGAACTTTTGTTTCTATGTTCATAAATAGTCTGGGTGTCGAGCTGTTCCTCACCCGCACCGTCCACGAGGTTCTGTGGGGCTTCAAAGACCCTCTCCTCTCAAAGATCCACAACATGAAGCCTGAGGTGGACGAGTATTTTGGGCTGATGTGGAAG AAAAATGGCACCCACGAAGGAGAGTTTGTGTTCCACACCGGCGAGGAGAACTACTTGGATTATGGCAAGATCGACACGTGGAACGGCCTGAG GAAGATGTCATGGTGGTCTTCCAATCAGAGCAACATGATCAACGGTACGGACGGCGCAGTCTTCCACCCCCTGATAAACAGGAACGAGTTGCTCTACATCTTTGCTGCTGATCTCTGCAG GTCTATCCATCTCGCCTATGTGGAAGATGTGGAGGTGAAAGGCATCCAGGCATACCGCTTCGCACCCCCCAGTGACGTCCTCATGAGCCCCAAAGACAACCCCACTAACGAGGGCTTCTGTGTGCCAGCTGGAGACTGTCTCGGCACCGGGGTGCTTAAAGTCAGCGTTTGTCGAGAAG GCGCTCCCATCGTGGTGTCTTTCCCCCACTTTTACCAAGCGGACCCGATGTACATCAACGCCGTTGAGGGACTCAACCCCAATAAGGAAGAGCACGAGACGTACCTGGACCTGCAACCA accacAGGTGTTCCCATTCGTGCCTGCAAGAGAGCTCAGCTTAATGTCATCCTGAAGAGAGTCCAAGGCTTCCC caaaACCAAGTTCATCAACGAGACCATTTTCCCCATCATGTTTGTCAACGAG ACGGCGACCATCGACGATGACTCAGCATCCCAGATGAGGACGCTGCTCCTTATCGTGACCCTTGTGTCCAACTTCCCCTTGCTCATCGTGGGCATGGGgatcatcctgctgctggtgctcGTCGTCTTGTTCTGCCGAAACCGCCAGAAGAAG ACGGTGAAAGATGACACGGCCTACACTCAGGTCAGCGACAAACCCGACGAGCCGTCAGAAACGCCAGCCAACCAGCCAATGAGGAACGGCTCCTACATTGCCATGTCTCCAGTGGAGGCCCAGAAGTGTTGA